In Hyphomicrobiales bacterium, a single window of DNA contains:
- a CDS encoding biopolymer transporter ExbD — translation MGASAGGAKTINARRGRRGSRHGAISEINVTPLVDVMLVLLIVFMVAAPLMTVGVPVELPKTEAKSMDAPKEPLYITVQKDRTVYLMETQIPLEELAAKLGALAKNGNEEQLFVRADASTDYGAVMEVMGVLNSAGYKKIGLVTLQKEQPVAP, via the coding sequence ATGGGTGCTTCCGCAGGCGGCGCAAAGACCATCAATGCCCGGCGTGGCCGGCGCGGTTCGCGTCACGGCGCCATCAGCGAGATCAACGTCACGCCGCTGGTGGACGTGATGCTCGTGCTGCTCATCGTCTTCATGGTTGCGGCCCCGCTCATGACCGTGGGCGTGCCCGTCGAGCTCCCGAAGACGGAAGCGAAATCCATGGATGCGCCCAAGGAACCGCTCTACATCACGGTGCAGAAGGACCGGACGGTCTATCTCATGGAAACACAGATTCCGCTGGAAGAGCTGGCGGCGAAACTTGGCGCACTCGCCAAGAACGGCAATGAGGAACAACTCTTTGTGCGGGCGGATGCCTCCACCGATTATGGTGCCGTCATGGAAGTGATGGGCGTGCTCAATTCCGCCGGCTACAAGAAGATCGGCCTGGTGACGCTGCAGAAGGAGCAACCTGTCGCGCCATGA
- a CDS encoding ABC transporter substrate-binding protein translates to MNKLLTVLGAGLLAGSALAGVARADELTITSWGGAYQDSQREAYYKPYIAAGNKITEAEYNGEVAKIKAMVESGAITWDVIDVDSATALQGCAEGALEVIDWAKVGVDKAKMIGGEVSECSVPTIVFATVFGYDASKLKDGPTSINDLFDLAKFPGKRGLQKNPTVNLEWALIADGVPTADVYKVLATPEGVDRAFKKLDTIKKDIIWWEAGAQAPQLLADGQVVMTSAWNGRLQTPIDKDGKPFKIVWDAQALDWDLWSIAKGTPKMEEAYRFLAFASSPAPQAEQTKYIAYGPANSDAIPNVDPAVLPKLPTAPDNLKTAFNLDTQFWADNGDQLKERFNAWLSQ, encoded by the coding sequence ATGAACAAACTTCTCACAGTCCTGGGAGCCGGCCTTCTCGCCGGTTCGGCGCTTGCCGGTGTTGCCCGGGCTGACGAGCTCACGATCACGTCGTGGGGTGGTGCGTATCAGGATTCGCAGCGCGAAGCCTATTACAAGCCCTACATCGCCGCCGGCAACAAGATCACTGAGGCCGAGTACAACGGCGAAGTGGCCAAGATCAAGGCCATGGTGGAATCGGGCGCGATCACCTGGGACGTGATCGACGTGGACTCGGCCACGGCCCTTCAGGGCTGCGCCGAAGGTGCACTGGAAGTGATCGACTGGGCGAAGGTCGGCGTCGACAAGGCCAAGATGATCGGCGGCGAAGTGTCGGAATGTTCGGTCCCCACGATCGTGTTCGCAACCGTGTTTGGCTATGACGCTTCCAAGTTGAAGGATGGCCCGACCAGCATCAACGACCTGTTCGACCTTGCCAAGTTCCCCGGCAAGCGCGGCCTGCAGAAGAACCCGACCGTGAACCTGGAATGGGCGCTCATCGCCGACGGCGTTCCGACGGCTGACGTGTACAAGGTTCTCGCCACGCCGGAAGGCGTGGACCGCGCCTTCAAGAAGCTCGACACCATCAAGAAGGACATCATCTGGTGGGAAGCCGGAGCGCAGGCGCCGCAGCTCCTGGCTGATGGCCAGGTCGTCATGACGTCGGCCTGGAACGGCCGCCTGCAGACGCCAATCGACAAGGACGGCAAGCCGTTCAAGATCGTGTGGGATGCGCAGGCCCTCGACTGGGATCTGTGGTCCATCGCCAAGGGCACGCCGAAGATGGAAGAAGCCTATCGCTTCCTCGCCTTCGCATCGAGCCCCGCACCGCAGGCCGAGCAGACCAAGTACATCGCCTATGGCCCCGCCAACAGCGATGCCATCCCGAACGTCGACCCGGCCGTTCTGCCGAAGCTGCCGACCGCTCCGGACAACCTGAAGACCGCGTTCAACCTCGACACGCAGTTCTGGGCTGACAACGGCGACCAGTTGAAGGAACGCTTCAACGCCTGGCTTTCGCAGTAA
- the ruvB gene encoding Holliday junction branch migration DNA helicase RuvB translates to MMRSVLTNDKKPEDVLDTHLRPQKLDEFIGQTKQKANLKVFIEAAKARGEALDHVLFAGPPGLGKTTLAQIMAREMGVNFRSTSGPVIAKAGDLAAILTNLEDRDVLFIDEIHRLNPAVEEVLYPAMEDFQLDLIIGEGPAARSVKIDLAKFTLVGATTRTGLLTTPLRDRFGIPIRLEFYGETELLEIVRRGARILALALTDDGAREIARRSRGTPRIAGRLLRRVRDFASVGGQTQVDATAADSALRALDVDHAGLDALDHRYLNCIALNFGGGPVGIDTIAASLSEGRDAIEDVVEPYLLQLGFLNRTPRGRLLTHHAFKHLGLAVPNRTEITQGILPLEGDQ, encoded by the coding sequence ATGATGCGCTCCGTCCTCACCAATGACAAGAAGCCGGAAGATGTGCTGGATACGCATCTCCGCCCGCAGAAGCTGGACGAGTTCATCGGCCAGACGAAGCAGAAGGCGAACCTCAAGGTTTTCATCGAGGCCGCGAAGGCGCGCGGCGAAGCGCTGGATCACGTGCTCTTTGCCGGACCGCCGGGCCTGGGCAAGACGACGCTGGCGCAGATCATGGCCCGCGAGATGGGCGTCAACTTCCGCTCCACCTCCGGCCCCGTCATCGCCAAGGCGGGTGATCTCGCAGCCATCCTCACCAACCTCGAAGACCGCGACGTCCTCTTCATCGACGAAATCCACAGGCTCAACCCGGCGGTGGAAGAGGTGCTCTATCCCGCCATGGAGGATTTTCAGCTGGACCTCATCATCGGCGAGGGACCAGCGGCCCGCAGCGTAAAGATCGACCTGGCAAAATTCACGCTTGTGGGGGCGACGACCCGCACCGGCCTTCTTACCACGCCCTTGCGTGACCGTTTCGGCATTCCCATCCGCCTCGAATTCTATGGCGAGACTGAATTGCTGGAGATCGTACGGCGGGGCGCGCGCATTCTCGCGCTGGCACTCACGGATGATGGTGCGCGGGAGATTGCGCGGCGCTCGCGCGGTACGCCCCGCATTGCGGGCCGCTTGCTGCGGCGCGTGCGCGATTTCGCTTCTGTGGGCGGACAAACACAGGTTGACGCTACTGCCGCAGACTCGGCCCTGCGCGCCCTCGATGTGGATCATGCCGGCCTCGATGCACTTGACCACCGCTATCTCAATTGCATCGCGCTCAATTTCGGGGGGGGGCCTGTGGGGATCGACACCATCGCGGCGTCGCTCTCGGAAGGGCGTGATGCCATCGAGGATGTGGTGGAGCCATATCTCCTGCAACTCGGCTTCCTCAATCGCACGCCGCGCGGACGGCTGCTCACCCATCATGCCTTCAAGCACCTGGGATTGGCCGTGCCCAACCGAACGGAAATCACGCAAGGCATCCTGCCGCTGGAGGGAGATCAGTGA
- a CDS encoding acetamidase/formamidase family protein, which produces MASPTFIPQHFHATLGAHAPVLSVRDGDVVTTTTVDAHGFDHENIQRGGDTNPMTGPFLVEGAVPGDTLAVEIIRIRMNRRMGWTRQGLAWNVVDPARVRAMPEREKIFWRIDDNARAVRLERPTTALPEWSVPLKPMLGCFGVAPADGEYISTATSGHHGGNMDYNRFGEGATAYFPVGVEGALFCLGDAHAAQGDGEIAGTGIETSAEVEFRVRVIKGRSITWPRGEDAESLFTVGNARPLEQALQHATSEMLDWLSQDFGLDAVSAAHLLGMHVRYDIANVFNPAFSVACRLEKQALAGFSRRA; this is translated from the coding sequence ATGGCGAGCCCCACCTTCATTCCGCAGCACTTTCACGCAACGCTCGGTGCGCACGCTCCCGTCTTGTCCGTGAGGGATGGAGATGTCGTCACCACGACCACAGTGGATGCCCATGGCTTTGACCACGAGAATATCCAGCGCGGCGGCGACACCAACCCGATGACGGGTCCCTTCCTTGTGGAGGGGGCGGTGCCTGGGGATACGTTGGCCGTCGAAATCATCCGCATCCGCATGAACCGTCGCATGGGCTGGACCCGTCAGGGGTTGGCTTGGAATGTGGTGGATCCGGCCCGGGTGCGGGCGATGCCGGAGCGCGAAAAGATATTCTGGCGCATTGATGACAACGCCCGCGCCGTTCGTCTTGAACGGCCGACTACCGCGCTGCCGGAGTGGTCGGTGCCGCTGAAGCCGATGCTCGGTTGCTTCGGCGTGGCGCCCGCTGATGGCGAATATATTTCGACCGCCACCAGTGGCCATCATGGCGGCAACATGGACTACAACCGATTCGGCGAAGGTGCCACCGCCTATTTTCCCGTTGGGGTGGAAGGGGCGCTGTTCTGCCTTGGCGATGCGCATGCGGCGCAGGGTGACGGCGAAATTGCGGGCACCGGCATCGAAACTTCGGCTGAGGTGGAATTCCGTGTGCGGGTGATCAAGGGGCGGTCCATCACCTGGCCGCGGGGCGAAGATGCGGAGTCGCTTTTCACCGTCGGCAACGCCCGGCCGCTGGAGCAGGCGCTGCAGCATGCCACATCCGAAATGCTGGACTGGCTGTCGCAGGATTTCGGTCTTGATGCGGTGAGTGCTGCGCATCTCCTCGGCATGCATGTGCGCTACGACATTGCCAACGTCTTCAACCCCGCCTTCTCGGTGGCGTGCCGGTTGGAAAAGCAGGCCCTCGCAGGTTTTTCCCGGCGCGCCTAG
- a CDS encoding ABC transporter permease, whose product MRAADGTPLKQKLAQAQRQAQMKALALIAPLFLFIVISFLVPIGAMLTNAFYDPDIHDQMPQTVAAISTWDGTTVPGEDVFAAFAADMKAAQKAKTSALIGKRLNYEMPTLKSKVTVTARKLEKMEAGPWKDAVIAIDPVWGQPDTWATIKRAGSSYTPFYLLNVLDLKQTPDGSITGVDANRKIYRDILLRTLGISFLVTALTLVMGFPVAYLLATIPQKRASLLMILVLLPFWTSLLVRTTAWSILLQDGGVVTQVMSLTGLTWLLNQLGLIAGEPQLFKTRFATVLAMVHIQLPFTLLPIYSVMKTISPTYMRAARSLGAKPGYAYWRVYIPQTLPGVAAGCLLTFILCLGYYITPALVGGPTDNMISGFIDIAMNQENNWGKASALGAVLLTATMILYYVYNKLVGIDRMKLG is encoded by the coding sequence ATGCGCGCGGCAGACGGCACGCCGCTCAAGCAAAAACTGGCGCAGGCGCAGCGCCAGGCCCAGATGAAGGCCCTCGCACTCATTGCGCCGCTGTTCCTTTTCATCGTCATCAGTTTTCTCGTGCCCATTGGCGCCATGCTGACGAACGCCTTTTACGATCCGGACATTCATGACCAGATGCCGCAGACGGTTGCCGCAATCTCCACCTGGGATGGCACGACCGTGCCCGGCGAAGACGTGTTTGCCGCCTTCGCCGCCGACATGAAGGCCGCGCAGAAGGCCAAGACATCGGCGCTGATCGGCAAGCGGCTGAACTACGAAATGCCCACCCTCAAATCCAAGGTCACGGTCACGGCGCGCAAACTGGAAAAGATGGAGGCGGGTCCGTGGAAGGACGCGGTGATCGCCATTGATCCCGTGTGGGGGCAACCAGACACCTGGGCGACGATCAAGCGCGCCGGATCATCCTACACGCCCTTCTACCTGTTGAACGTGCTCGACCTCAAACAGACTCCCGACGGCAGCATCACCGGCGTTGACGCGAACCGGAAAATCTACCGGGACATTCTCCTCCGCACGCTGGGCATTTCCTTCCTTGTCACGGCACTCACGCTGGTGATGGGATTCCCCGTGGCCTATCTTCTCGCCACGATCCCGCAGAAGCGGGCCAGCCTGTTGATGATCCTCGTGCTGTTGCCGTTCTGGACATCGCTTCTGGTGCGCACCACAGCTTGGTCCATCCTCCTGCAGGACGGCGGCGTCGTCACGCAGGTGATGTCGCTGACTGGCCTCACCTGGCTCCTCAACCAGCTTGGCCTGATTGCGGGTGAACCGCAGCTTTTCAAGACACGCTTTGCAACGGTGCTCGCGATGGTTCACATCCAGCTGCCGTTCACGCTGCTGCCCATCTATTCCGTGATGAAGACCATCTCTCCCACTTACATGCGGGCGGCGCGGTCCTTGGGGGCCAAGCCTGGCTACGCCTATTGGCGTGTCTATATTCCCCAGACGCTGCCCGGCGTGGCGGCGGGATGCCTGCTCACATTCATCCTGTGCCTTGGTTACTACATCACCCCGGCGCTTGTGGGCGGGCCGACGGACAACATGATCTCGGGCTTCATCGACATTGCCATGAACCAGGAGAACAACTGGGGCAAAGCTTCCGCACTGGGCGCTGTGCTGCTCACCGCCACGATGATCCTCTACTACGTCTACAACAAGCTTGTCGGCATCGACCGGATGAAGTTGGGTTGA
- the ruvA gene encoding Holliday junction branch migration protein RuvA → MIGKLKGRIDSTGPDWAMVDVNGVVYFVSCSSKTLAALPGAGEACELHTEMLVSQDAIRLVGFATHLEKEWFKLLQTVQGVGSRVALAILSVMGPGELASAIALQDKAMIGRANGVGKKLAERIVLELKDKAPAYTAADLGLSQVAADLAAPRSSSVTDAVSALVNLGYGQTQAAQSVSAALKKAGDDQPTEKLIRLALKELATG, encoded by the coding sequence ATGATCGGAAAACTCAAGGGACGCATTGATTCCACGGGGCCGGATTGGGCGATGGTGGACGTGAATGGCGTTGTCTATTTCGTCTCCTGTTCCTCCAAGACATTGGCTGCACTGCCGGGGGCAGGCGAGGCATGTGAATTGCACACGGAAATGCTGGTCAGCCAGGACGCCATCCGTCTCGTCGGCTTTGCCACGCATCTGGAGAAGGAATGGTTCAAGCTGCTGCAGACCGTGCAAGGCGTGGGGTCGCGGGTGGCGCTGGCAATCCTGTCTGTCATGGGGCCGGGCGAACTGGCCTCGGCCATCGCGTTGCAGGACAAGGCCATGATCGGCCGTGCCAATGGCGTTGGCAAGAAGCTCGCGGAACGGATCGTGCTGGAATTGAAGGACAAGGCGCCAGCCTACACGGCGGCGGATCTCGGGCTCTCACAGGTGGCGGCGGACCTTGCTGCTCCCAGGTCCTCTTCCGTCACGGATGCCGTCTCGGCATTGGTCAATCTCGGTTACGGACAGACGCAGGCGGCGCAATCCGTTTCCGCGGCCTTGAAAAAGGCAGGCGATGATCAGCCTACGGAGAAATTGATCCGGCTGGCCCTCAAGGAACTGGCCACGGGATGA
- the ybgC gene encoding tol-pal system-associated acyl-CoA thioesterase, with product MSGGSVTEGAITSGVHRLAVRVYYEDTDFSGNVYHANYLKFCERGRSDFLRVAGIDQNALFGAGEPIMFVVRRMACEFLRPARFDDLLTVETSSGEMAGARFVLWQRVLRGAEVLFTADVTVALIDGRGRPKRVPPEMARALSQVVS from the coding sequence GTGAGTGGGGGATCGGTCACAGAGGGCGCCATCACCTCGGGCGTGCATCGCCTTGCCGTTCGCGTCTACTACGAAGACACGGATTTCTCCGGTAACGTCTATCACGCCAACTATCTCAAATTCTGTGAGCGTGGGCGTTCGGATTTCCTGCGGGTGGCTGGCATCGACCAGAACGCCTTGTTCGGCGCAGGCGAGCCCATCATGTTCGTGGTGCGGCGGATGGCCTGCGAGTTCCTGCGGCCTGCGCGCTTTGATGATCTCCTCACGGTGGAAACCTCCAGCGGCGAAATGGCCGGTGCCCGTTTTGTGCTCTGGCAACGGGTTCTGAGGGGGGCGGAGGTGCTGTTCACGGCTGATGTGACCGTGGCGCTCATTGACGGGCGGGGCCGGCCAAAACGGGTGCCACCCGAAATGGCCCGCGCGCTTTCCCAAGTCGTTTCCTAA
- the tolQ gene encoding protein TolQ translates to METITETAVTKTAEISLWHLVAQASWPVFFVMIGLGLASIWCWTIIFNKFFTFRREHAANDKFESAFWSGQSLEDLYRGLGGRATAGLASIFLAAMQEWKQSQGAAMRAGFAGVQKRIEKVMDVAIQKEMSDLESNLLFLATIGSAAPFIGLFGTVWGIMTAFQGIANSGQTNLAVVAPGIAEALFATAIGLVAAIPATIFYNMYSADAAKVQSRLENFADEFSAIISRQLDERA, encoded by the coding sequence ATGGAAACCATCACTGAAACCGCGGTGACGAAGACCGCCGAAATCTCGCTCTGGCATCTCGTCGCGCAGGCTTCCTGGCCGGTGTTCTTCGTGATGATCGGGCTGGGCCTCGCGTCCATCTGGTGCTGGACCATCATCTTCAACAAGTTCTTCACGTTCCGGCGCGAACACGCCGCCAACGACAAGTTTGAATCGGCCTTCTGGTCGGGACAGTCGCTGGAAGATCTCTATCGCGGCCTTGGCGGACGGGCCACTGCGGGGCTGGCATCCATCTTTCTTGCTGCCATGCAAGAATGGAAGCAGAGCCAGGGTGCCGCCATGCGCGCGGGCTTTGCCGGTGTGCAGAAGCGCATCGAGAAGGTGATGGACGTCGCCATCCAGAAAGAGATGTCCGATCTCGAATCCAACCTCCTGTTTCTCGCCACCATCGGTTCGGCCGCGCCCTTCATCGGGTTGTTCGGCACGGTGTGGGGCATCATGACGGCGTTCCAGGGCATCGCCAATTCTGGCCAGACCAATCTTGCCGTGGTGGCGCCGGGCATTGCCGAAGCGCTTTTCGCCACGGCCATCGGCCTCGTGGCCGCCATACCGGCGACAATCTTCTACAATATGTACTCGGCCGATGCGGCCAAGGTGCAGTCGCGGCTGGAGAATTTCGCTGATGAATTCTCCGCCATCATCTCGCGCCAGCTGGATGAAAGGGCCTGA
- a CDS encoding DUF1194 domain-containing protein: MRGPFLFLVFNLLNALAPVRAETPLPPVDVALVLAVDISASVDAREHRLQMAGIAAALQSEAVLKAIAAAPRKRIAIAITQWSGLNVQRVVVPWTIIDGEASAVTLARRVLTSPRADPGGGTSLSLALDHAARLFETAPQATRRVIDISTDGINNIGPPLDQINRTLARNKITVNGLAITSDWPKLGDYLSKNVITGPAAFATEANGFEAFGDAMLSKLLREIRGPGLS, translated from the coding sequence ATGCGCGGCCCTTTTCTCTTTCTGGTCTTCAACCTGCTGAATGCCCTTGCCCCGGTGAGGGCGGAAACGCCGCTCCCGCCGGTGGACGTGGCGCTGGTGCTGGCTGTGGACATTTCCGCCAGCGTCGATGCCCGCGAACACCGCCTGCAGATGGCGGGGATTGCCGCGGCCTTGCAAAGCGAGGCGGTGCTGAAAGCCATCGCCGCCGCCCCCCGTAAGCGCATCGCCATTGCCATCACACAATGGTCGGGGCTGAATGTGCAGCGCGTTGTCGTGCCGTGGACGATCATCGACGGCGAGGCCTCCGCGGTGACACTCGCGCGCCGCGTTCTGACATCGCCCCGCGCCGATCCCGGCGGAGGAACGTCCCTGTCATTGGCTTTGGATCACGCGGCCCGTCTCTTCGAAACGGCGCCGCAAGCCACTCGCCGCGTCATCGACATTTCCACCGATGGCATCAATAACATCGGCCCGCCTCTGGATCAGATCAACCGCACGCTCGCCCGCAACAAGATCACCGTGAACGGCCTTGCCATCACCAGCGACTGGCCGAAACTCGGGGACTACCTGAGCAAGAATGTCATCACGGGGCCAGCGGCCTTTGCCACCGAGGCAAATGGGTTCGAGGCCTTCGGCGACGCCATGCTGTCGAAACTATTGCGCGAAATAAGGGGCCCCGGCCTGAGCTGA
- the ruvC gene encoding crossover junction endodeoxyribonuclease RuvC, whose protein sequence is MVRIIGLDPGLRNTGWGVIDVDGSRLIYVADGAVHSDAEAPLAERLLQIHAQVLAVLQEYAPNEAAIEETFVNSDARATLKLGQARGAVMLAPASFRITVAEYAPNQVKKSVVGAGHAEKFQVKHMVKVLLPKAKLHSADSTDALAIAICHAHHRSARSLAAVLARS, encoded by the coding sequence ATGGTACGAATCATCGGGCTGGATCCAGGGCTGCGCAACACCGGCTGGGGCGTCATCGACGTGGACGGGTCGCGCCTCATCTATGTGGCGGATGGCGCGGTGCATTCCGATGCGGAGGCACCGCTGGCGGAACGGCTGCTGCAGATTCACGCGCAGGTTCTGGCGGTTCTGCAAGAATACGCGCCAAACGAGGCGGCAATCGAAGAGACCTTCGTGAACAGTGATGCGCGGGCGACGCTCAAACTCGGGCAGGCGCGCGGCGCCGTGATGCTGGCTCCGGCTTCGTTCCGGATCACGGTGGCGGAATACGCGCCCAATCAGGTGAAGAAATCAGTGGTGGGCGCGGGCCATGCCGAGAAGTTCCAGGTGAAGCACATGGTCAAGGTGCTGCTGCCGAAAGCGAAATTGCACAGCGCTGATTCCACCGATGCACTGGCCATCGCCATCTGCCACGCCCATCACCGCAGCGCCCGAAGCCTCGCCGCAGTGCTGGCGCGTTCTTGA
- a CDS encoding ABC transporter permease, with amino-acid sequence MSLPPYATISEKFAYWGLRAFVGLVLLFLISPILAIMPLSFNSDMFFSYPMPGFSLRWYEDFFFNPRWQSALWLSGVLAILTTILSTTLGTLAALGLARGNIPFRATIMAVLISPMIVPIIISALGMFFFYAKLSLLGTLPGLVLAHTALATPFVVITVTATLSSFDRTLMRAGESLGASPSTVFFRVVMPLILPGMISGALFAFGTSFDEVIAVIFIAGPEQRTLPRQMFSGIREQISPTITAAATVLIILSTLMLVTVELLRRRSERLRGIRT; translated from the coding sequence ATGTCACTGCCTCCCTATGCGACCATATCCGAAAAATTCGCCTACTGGGGCCTGCGGGCCTTCGTCGGGCTGGTGCTGCTGTTCCTGATCTCCCCGATTCTCGCCATCATGCCGCTGTCATTCAACTCCGACATGTTCTTCAGCTATCCCATGCCGGGCTTTTCGCTGCGCTGGTATGAGGACTTCTTCTTCAATCCGCGCTGGCAGAGTGCCTTGTGGCTTTCGGGTGTGCTGGCCATCCTGACCACGATTCTCTCCACCACGCTCGGCACGCTGGCGGCGCTTGGCCTGGCGCGTGGCAATATTCCGTTCCGCGCCACGATCATGGCGGTCCTGATTTCACCGATGATCGTCCCAATCATCATCTCGGCGCTGGGCATGTTCTTCTTTTACGCCAAGCTCAGCCTTCTCGGCACGCTGCCGGGACTGGTGCTGGCGCACACGGCGCTGGCAACGCCCTTCGTCGTGATCACCGTAACGGCAACACTGTCGTCCTTTGACCGCACCCTGATGCGGGCGGGAGAAAGCCTTGGCGCCTCGCCGTCCACGGTATTCTTCCGGGTGGTCATGCCGCTCATCCTGCCTGGCATGATTTCGGGCGCGCTCTTTGCGTTCGGCACGTCCTTCGATGAAGTGATTGCGGTGATCTTCATCGCCGGGCCGGAGCAGCGGACATTGCCGCGGCAAATGTTCTCCGGCATCCGCGAGCAGATTTCGCCCACCATCACGGCGGCGGCAACGGTGCTCATCATCCTCTCGACGCTGATGCTGGTGACGGTGGAACTGCTTCGCCGCCGCAGCGAGCGCCTGCGCGGCATCCGCACCTGA
- a CDS encoding YebC/PmpR family DNA-binding transcriptional regulator produces the protein MAGHSQFKNIMHRKGKQDAQRAKNFSKLSREITVAAKAGLPDPAANSRLRLAIQNARAENLPKDNIERAIKKAAGGDADNYDNVRYEGYGPGGVAVIVEALTDNRARTAPVVRSLFAKFGGNMGESGSVSFMFARVGEIVYPLGKISADAMLEAAIDAGADDAVSDGAHTVTCAFENIGEVSSALAARFGDAQSVKVVWKPNVLTALDAEKAESLLKLVDALDEDDDVQSVFSNADIPEDVMEKLSG, from the coding sequence ATGGCCGGCCATTCACAATTCAAGAACATCATGCACCGCAAGGGCAAGCAGGACGCCCAGCGTGCAAAGAACTTCTCCAAGCTCTCCCGCGAAATCACGGTGGCCGCCAAAGCCGGTCTTCCGGACCCCGCCGCCAACTCCCGCCTGCGCCTCGCCATCCAGAACGCGCGCGCGGAGAACCTGCCCAAGGACAACATCGAGCGCGCCATCAAGAAGGCCGCAGGCGGTGATGCGGACAACTACGACAACGTGCGCTATGAGGGCTACGGACCCGGCGGTGTGGCCGTCATCGTGGAAGCCCTCACTGACAATCGTGCCCGCACCGCCCCTGTCGTGCGCTCGCTCTTCGCCAAGTTCGGCGGCAACATGGGTGAATCCGGTTCGGTCTCCTTCATGTTCGCCCGGGTGGGTGAGATCGTCTATCCGCTTGGCAAGATCAGCGCCGATGCGATGCTGGAAGCAGCGATCGACGCCGGTGCCGATGATGCCGTGAGCGATGGCGCACACACGGTCACATGCGCCTTTGAAAACATCGGCGAGGTGTCGTCGGCACTTGCCGCGAGATTCGGCGACGCCCAATCCGTGAAGGTCGTCTGGAAGCCCAACGTCCTCACGGCCCTCGACGCGGAAAAGGCCGAGAGCCTTCTGAAGCTCGTGGATGCACTGGACGAAGACGATGACGTGCAGTCCGTCTTCTCCAACGCCGATATTCCCGAAGACGTGATGGAAAAGCTGAGTGGGTGA